The proteins below come from a single Ptychodera flava strain L36383 chromosome 6, AS_Pfla_20210202, whole genome shotgun sequence genomic window:
- the LOC139134950 gene encoding cytochrome P450 2U1-like — protein MLFKIGTQPQRQFLEMSEKFGKIFSMKVGSQTVVVLNGYQAVKEALVDKAQFFSGRPELWIFRRMKDGGGLGTRTYDRVWKKHRTFMLTHFRNFGVGKRSLEEKILEEAEVLCQAMEATKGKPVNCHHELQCAVTNVMCNILFGSRWEYADNAFHKLLDLTAEFVSKLNHNLSANYIPFLWHVPYGSVKYLKTAYANQNKFITEQIVERKSNAEIDDPNDFTEALLNESSRKQKLGLPSIFDELEENDMDTITHLVSEFFRAGADTTNTTLRWTLMFMVSHPEIQKKVHNEIDEVIGRSRPATIKDRDSLPYTQAAVWEAMRMVAPAPLALPHSAVKDGKLGDYDIPAHVYILPNLHSVHMDPTCWENPQKYDPARFIDPDGKLGVRDAFMPFGTGHRKCAGEQLARMELFLFFTFLMQRFRFELPEGAAPLCWDGTLGITYTPEPFQICCLPR, from the exons ATGCTGTTCAAAATAGGCACCCAGCCGCAGAGACAGTTCTTGGAGATGTCAGAGAAGTTCGGCAAGATCTTCAGCATGAAGGTAGGATCACAGACGGTGGTTGTTCTCAACGGATACCAAGCTGTGAAAGAAGCGCTCGTTGACAAGGCTCAGTTCTTCTCTGGTCGACCCGAACTTTGGATATTCAGAAGAATGAAAGATGGTGGAG GTCTTGGAACCAGAACATACGACCGTGTCTGGAAGAAGCATAGAACCTTTATGCTGACTCACTTCCGTAACTTTGGTGTCGGCAAGCGCTCACTGGAAGAGAAAATCCTGGAAGAGGCGGAGGTTCTTTGTCAGGCCATGGAAGCTACCAAGGGGAAGCCAGTCAACTGTCACCATGAACTACAGTGCGCCGTTACAAACGTCATGTGCAACATTTTGTTCGGCAGTCGGTGGGAGTATGCGGACAACGCATTTCACAAATTGTTGGACTTGACGGCCGAGTTTGTCTCCAAGCTCAACCACAACCTGTCGGCGAACTATATCCCATTCCTGTGGCACGTCCCGTACGGAAGCGTCAAGTACTTGAAGACGGCCTACGCCAATCAGAACAAGTTCATCACCGAGCAGATAGTGGAACGCAAGAGCAACGCCGAAATCGACGATCCCAATGACTTCACCGAGGCCCTCCTGAACGAGTCATCGCGCAAACAGAAACTGGGTCTGCCATCCATATTTGACGAACTCGAGGAGAACGACATGGACACCATTACCCATTTGGTCAGCGAGTTTTTCCGCGCGGGTGCCGATACTACCAACACCACTTTGCGATGGACTCTGATGTTCATGGTCAGCCACCCTGAAATCCAGAAGAAAGTCCACAACGAAATCGACGAAGTGATTGGTCGCAGTCGTCCGGCCACCATCAAAGATCGCGACAGTTTGCCCTACACGCAGGCCGCTGTTTGGGAAGCGATGCGAATGGTCGCCCCTGCTCCACTGGCATTGCCCCACTCTGCCGTTAAAGATGGCAAACTCGGTGACTATGACATCCCCGCCCATGTGTATATCTTGCCAAACCTGCACTCCGTTCACATGGATCCAACTTGCTGGGAGAATCCACAAAAGTACGACCCAGCACGATTCATCGACCCTGATGGAAAGCTTGGAGTGAGGGACGCATTCATGCCATTTGGCACCG GTCATCGAAAGTGTGCGGGCGAGCAACTAGCCAGAATGGAGCTCTTCCTCTTCTTTACTTTCTTAATGCAACGTTTCCGATTTGAGCTGCCAGAGGGCGCTGCCCCGTTGTGCTGGGACGGTACCTTGGGCATCACCTACACTCCAGAACCCTTCCAAATTTGCTGCCTTCCACGATAA
- the LOC139134949 gene encoding uncharacterized protein encodes MVGRVNTTNRESFELSEKSSIHDLIKKIRREFHQHQDDDILVYEPRTDGNISMPIQSTELSKYDNKELVFYVKGKPLSDETTAALKSEICGQNIACLGAPCHGKSSFINTVLKAFGKQPSASTCSGAVTGTKVYSPYRIEIENAAFSLWDVPGTAVKSLEDDKLKQTIKDILEGKQEPNKTIGTKLKRFFQTGQNIHAVLAIQDGQVKTEKLHVVAMQVASESGRAIPFYAVMTHIDKMDPKNIERKQEEISTALGIDRSNVLPIANYDHEGFTSKDGEDPQRDFHVRKFLLKVLGASKSYKDNLVVPRSDRKSKDTERSKQVQRDTERPHPVKRDTERPHPVKSSHATTHTPQVQEETINVQKPISKSTKKETKESRSGWLSRCTVI; translated from the exons ATGGTTGGTCGAGTCAATACCACAAACAGGGAATCCTTTGAGTTGAGTGAGAAGTCAAGTATCCACGACTTGATAAAGAAAATACGACGTGAATTTCATCAGCATCAAGACGACGATATTTTAGTGTACGAACCTCGAACAGACGGAAACATTTCTATGCCAATACAATCAACAGAGCTTTCAAAATACGACAATAAGGAGCTCGTATTTTATGTCAAGGGCAAACCCCTGTCTGAcg AAACGACTGCTGCCCTAAAATCTGAAATTTGTGGGCAAAACATCGCATGTCTTGGTGCTCCATGTCATGGCAAGTCATCCTTTATTAACACTGTATTGAAA GCTTTTGGAAAACAGCCAAGTGCGTCGACATGTAGTGGTGCAGTTACAGGTACAAAAGTGTATTCTCCCTATCGAATTGAAATAGAAAATGCTGCGTTCAGCCTGTGGGATGTGCCGGGTACTGCTGTCAAGAGCCTTGAAGATGACAAGCTGAAACAAACCATAAAAGACATTCTCGAAGGCAAACAAGAACCAAATAAGACAATAGGAACGAAACTCAAACGGTTTTTCCAAACTGGCCAAAATATACACGCTGTTCTTGCAATTCAAGATGGGCAGgttaaaactgaaaaactaCACGTCGTCGCCATGCAAGTTGCAAGTGAATCCG GTCGTGCGATACCATTTTATGCGGTTATGACTCACATCGACAAAATGGACCCAAAGAACATAGAGCGTAAGCAAGAAGAGATTTCCACGGCACTTGGTATTGATCGTAGCAATGTCCTTCCAATTGCAAACTACGACCATGAAGGTTTTACTTCCAAAGACGGTGAAGATCCTCAACGTGATTTCCATGTACGTAAATTTCTCCTGAAAGTGTTGGGTGCATCGAAGTCTTACAAGGATAATTTAGTAGTTCCTAGATCAGATCGGAAGTCAAAAGACACAGAACGTTCTAAACAAGTGCAAAGAGACACGGAACGTCCTCACCCAGTGAAGAGAGACACGGAACGTCCTCACCCAGTGAAGAGCTCACACGCTACAACACACACACCACAAGTACAGGAGGAAACTATCAATGTACAGAAACccatttcaaaatcaacaaagaaAGAAACCAAAGAATCGAGGAGCGGATGGCTATCGCGATGTACTGTCATTTGA